The following are encoded together in the Montipora foliosa isolate CH-2021 chromosome 12, ASM3666993v2, whole genome shotgun sequence genome:
- the LOC137979630 gene encoding kelch-like protein 3: MENSGSIGKEEYVQAVAFEIKDLNTSASNSNMADLSQPMPSDPSKYCQELINRLDALRRKETFFDVTVSVKDKEFKAHRLVLAAASPFFLSLLVSDMREGKEQFIRIELEEATGSVMEDVFKYIYTGIAAVTKDTAHDLVAAADYLLLPGLKTLACDFLVGNITTENCMFNYYFADKYQCLELLEESCEFINSNFSSVMETEDFLNLNIEQVMKWVSSDDVTVTSEEEIFKGVVKWVTHKKSERESNFAELLSQVRLQSMSHDFLFNELINEQLIATSNVSLNFVLRSMKSIVDPFCENAAKPPRKCLERYTDVIFVCGGRTALCYAPQKDIWYQLPDMLCEHQDHAVVQYRDKVCIFGGQRVGSGKSQIAEYCLSSKISQGTVETGPAICGDFCSSLSVLDGCIFALLGVAILLYKIDENVYEAVADPPTRRNSACLVSDNRHLYLVGGSTHVLWRQETQTVERFDPISATWEEVAAMNEARYNAFGAAMNGKIYIAGGIKKNEGYLTVLKSCEVYDPSTNEWQVISNLKVCRQRASMVCIQEALYVVGGFKDVPSSLRELSVEVFQLGACEWKSKSTIPINFKTENPGDRKKKIHHRACLAVIHKSLLEKLCKL; the protein is encoded by the coding sequence TTCTGGGAGTATCGGCAAGGAAGAATACGTACAAGCAGTTGCATTCGAAATCAAAGATTTGAACACTTCCGCGTCGaattccaatatggcggaccttTCACAGCCAATGCCATCAGATCCATCTAAATACTGTCAGGAACTTATCAATCGTCTCGATGCTCTGAGAAGAAAAGAGACTTTCTTCGATGTAACAGTGTCAGTAAAAGACAAAGAGTTTAAAGCTCACAGACTTGTGTTAGCAGCAGCAAGTccgttttttctttcacttctgGTCAGCGACATGAGAGAGGGAAAGGAACAGTTCATCAGGATAGAACTTGAAGAAGCAACGGGGTCAGTCATGGAAGACGTTTTTAAATACATTTACACCGGTATAGCTGCAGTCACTAAGGATACCGCCCACGACTTAGTGGCAGCAGCAGATTATCTTCTTTTACCAGGTTTGAAAACTTTGGCTTGTGACTTTTTGGTGGGAAACATTACAACTGAAAACTGCATgttcaattattattttgccGACAAGTATCAGTGTTTGGAATTATTGGAGGAGTCTTGCGAGTTTATTAACTCAAATTTCAGTTCAGTCATGGAAACAGAAGACTTCCTGAATCTCAATATTGAACAAGTCATGAAATGGGTTTCCagtgatgatgtcactgtcACCTCTGAGGAAGAAATTTTTAAGGGAGTAGTTAAGTGGGTGACTCACAAGAAGAGTGAACGAGAAAGTAACTTTGCTGAATTGTTGAGTCAGGTCCGTCTGCAGTCCATGTCTCATGACTTTCTTTTCaatgaattaattaatgaaCAACTGATAGCAACAAgtaatgtgagtttgaattttgTGTTGAGATCTATGAAGTCCATTGTTGATCCCTTCTGTGAAAATGCTGCCAAGCCACCAAGGAAGTGCTTGGAGAGGTACACAGATGTGATTTTTGTTTGTGGTGGCAGGACAGCCTTATGCTATGCACCCCAGAAAGACATTTGGTATCAGTTGCCAGACATGTTATGTGAACATCAAGATCATGCTGTTGTTCAATACAGAGATAAAGTTTGCATTTTCGGGGGACAGCGTGTTGGATCAGGAAAATCTCAAATTGCAGAATACTGTCTTTCTTCCAAAATATCCCAGGGGACAGTTGAAACAGGACCTGCAATTTGTGGGgatttttgttcttctttatcAGTCTTAGATGGCTGCATCTTTGCATTACTTGGTGTGGCCATTCTTCTCTATAAGATTGATGAGAATGTTTATGAGGCTGTGGCTGATCCACCAACTCGTCGCAATAGCGCTTGTTTAGTCAGTGATAACAGACACCTTTACTTAGTAGGAGGAAGTACACATGTTTTATGGCGTCAAGAAACTCAAACAGTGGAAAGGTTTGATCCTATTTCGGCCACATGGGAGGAGGTTGCAGCTATGAATGAGGCAAGATATAATGCTTTTGGAGCAGCCATGAATGGAAAGATCTACATAGCTGGTGGCATAAAGAAAAATGAGGGATATCTTACTGTATTGAAGTCTTGTGAGGTATATGACCCATCAACTAATGAATGGCAAGTCATTAGTAACCTCAAGGTGTGTCGTCAAAGGGCAAGCATGGTATGCATTCAGGAAGCCCTTTATGTGGTTGGTGGCTTCAAAGACGTACCATCGTCTTTAAGAGAGTTATCAGTGGAAGTGTTTCAGTTAGGAGCATGTGAATGGAAAAGTAAGTCCACTATACCCATTAACTTTAAAACTGAAAATCCTGGGGATCGAAAGAAAAAGATTCATCATAGGGCATGTCTTGCAGTGATCCACAAGAGCCTATTAGAAAAGCTGTGTAagctttga